One part of the Solanum dulcamara chromosome 8, daSolDulc1.2, whole genome shotgun sequence genome encodes these proteins:
- the LOC129901174 gene encoding uncharacterized protein LOC129901174, with protein MSTNSLQVNASSAIDAPSEELDASSRGNIGANDLLIVGPGVLGRLVAEKWREEHPGCQIYGQTVTTNHHDELIKMGIKPSSKQTKLTYKFPYVIFCAPPSQTEDYAGDIREAALNWNGEGSFLFTSSSAPYDCFDNGAINEDGPVVPIGKSPRTDVLLKAEKVVLDFDGCVVRLAGLYKADRGAHIYWLHKGSCDIRPDHILNLIHYEDAASMSVTILKKRLRGRIFLGCDSHPVSRQEVMDLVDKCGKFDKNFEGFTGTSDPLGKKLNNSKTRAELGWEPKYPSFAQFLGVSE; from the exons CTTCGTCTAGGGGTAACATTGGAGCGAATGACCTGCTGATTGTTGGGCCTGGTGTTCTTGGTCGTTTAGTGGCTGAAAAATGGAGAGAG GAACACCCAGGCTGTCAGATATATGGGCAGACAGTGACCACCAATCATCATGATGAACTGATTAAAATGGGAATTAAACCATCTTCCAAACAAACCAAGCTGACCTACAAGTTCCCTTATGTTATATTCTGTGCTCCTCCATCTCAGACTGAAGACTATGCTGGTGACATTAG GGAGGCTGCCTTAAATTGGAACGGTGAAGGTTCCTTCCTATTTACTTCGAGCTCTGCACCATATGACTGCTTTGACAATGGAGCAATAAATGAG GATGGCCCCGTAGTTCCAATTGGGAAGAGTCCCAGAACCGATGTACTTCTCAAGGCAGAGAAAGTAGTGCTGGACTTTGATGGTTGTGTAGTTAGATTGGCTGGCCTTT ACAAAGCAGATAGAGGTGCACATATATACTGGTTACATAAAGGGAGCTGTGATATTCGCCCCGACCACATCCTCAATCTTATTCATTATGAG GATGCAGCTTCAATGTCAGTTACCATCTTGAAGAAGAGACTTCGTGGTCGGATCTTTTTGGGCTGTGACAGCCACCCTGTATCCAG GCAGGAAGTGATGGACTTAGTCGATAAATGTGGAAAGTTTGATAAGAATTTTGAGGGTTTCACAG GAACTAGTGATCCTTTAGGGAAGAAGTTAAACAACTCAAAGACTCGTGCTGAACTAGGATGGGAGCCCAAATATCCGAGCTTTGCTCAGTTCCTTGGAGTTTCAGAGTAA